The following nucleotide sequence is from Oryzias melastigma strain HK-1 linkage group LG3, ASM292280v2, whole genome shotgun sequence.
GACTCAACCTCACGCAAAGCCGATAACcttgacatttttgcttttagaaccaaaaatgttattacTATGTTAATGGCTATACAGATGAAAAAACGTGTACAAATAAACATACAAGTGGTATAATCAGTTCCCAAATGTTTACAGAGTGATAGCAAAAAAAGGTGTTAAAATAACTCAACAATCTATTGTTTTCAATCGCTCCTTATCTTGTGctggtaaaaagtaaaaaaaaaaaatcaaatatattacatgttttttttcattatcttgATGGAACGCAGTGGCTGAGAGTTTCAAtaatacttttttgtatttaacttaTTTCTTAAAGAGTTAGATTTCTCTAAAGAAAGGAACAACATAACCAGGGAGGTGTAGCACCCCTAAAagctttcattcatttattctggCAATGCATTTCATATGATGAAAAGTCCATCACTGCAGGCTTTTACAATACAGAtagaaataattgattttttattctttcttgaaccacatttcttttttaaattctgcatTTCATAATTAAGGCCTGTTAACTGGcattaattgttaaaaattgacaaaatcaaaacacataCCCCTGTAtacaaatgcatattttattgttacacTGATAAGAATTGTAACACAATGAGGTAAGATAAATAATCCACATCTGTCATGTTCTTGAACCACAAAATATTCATCACCCTATCGTTAACAATCCCACAGAGTCGGCGGACAATGGCTAGTAATGCCCTATCAGTTCAGGTCACAGTTTATTACAACACgtttcttctgtttctgtttgaaaacaagaaatgaTACTGTCTGCACGGTCACAGTTTTTCAAACTTCCCAGCTGCTTCTTTGTTTCCCTTTGGACAGATGAACCTCGGTACAAAAGATGACCTGAGGGGAGAgacattcttttgtttttttgttttcttctgatgaGATAGAAGCCACGACAGACACTGGCAGGCTCTGCGTGAGTTTGCTACCATTTCTGCTGAAGACTTGGCATGATCTCACAGGGCACTAGGAACGGTACAACGGCATTTCAGTTGCTTTGTGCTGCAATCACGccatgcaaaagaaaaaaaaatagtaattctGGAGAGTTATGAAATACTCCACAGAGATCTGCTGCACAGGACAGCAACACCTGCACCTGGAATGCTCTCAGAGTTTAAGCCCAAGTCCACGTTGGGACAGTGGTCAGAGAATAGTTTCTCTGCACTCAAGGCTTTGTTCAGAAGAACCCTGTGGGTCAACAGGGGAGCTGGTTCTCTGTGGGAGATGTTTAGGGCGGCGAATGGATGGGGAAGGGGAGGAACTCAAAGCACCGCAGCTCTGGAGGTGAAGATCCTCGTGTCCACGCTTTCTGGGACTGCCAACGATATGCTGAGTCATCACCTGACAGCACAGAGAGAagcaggagagaaaaaaatgagaaaagtccTGCATGTGACTCCTCTGACCAAACAGAAATAGACTTAAACTTTTGTACTTCTTTATGAATCAAtgcaactttatttgtataactCCTTTAGGGTACCAAACTGCttcacaaaccaaaagaaagattaaaattatacaaattactaacaaaaattaaaaacagcatcaacccacaaaaagaaattatcagtaaaatacagattttactaaataaaacttttcatgCCCTCATTGTACTGTATGTTGGATAGTAATTTTTGATACAACATCTTGTGTATTTAACACCAAATTGAAACCAAATCCTGTTTTTTCGGGGTCATAGAAGACAAAGCTGTTTTAGGTGCTGCCAAAAAATACTATACAGCCTTTGCCTCACTTCTAGCAAGATGAGCTATCCGGCTTAAATGCAAACACACCTCTCCTCCATCCCGTTCCCAGTAGCTATAGGATATCATGTCTTGAAAATTAggaatttattcaaaatgtctCTCAGTACATTTGAAGATTTATGGTGTCTTGGGAACATTTCCAGCTCTTTGTTAGCACAAACTTGTAGCAGTTTAGCTGCATGTGACACTTTACAATGTAAGTCCTGGTGTGGTGGTGGAGTGATGACATTTGGCAGTGACAGGGAAGAGGGGTATTGGCCTTTTTAATATTACTTCCTTGCTAACTTTGTCTATTTCAACCTTCCAATATATTTGCTTGGTCttagactttaaaaacattgtaatgcatcaggattttgttttaaaagctctcatttattttgctttaatcttttaattcacttgtttattacatttgttttttatgtatccttttaatgtacagcatttagttcaattttaaattgtgtttaagcgctttatgaataaagttaatgatggtgaagatgatgatgtaaaactaaaaaaataccttgaatcaaaaaaaatattaagaacaaaaattaaaaacagcataaaaccacaaaaagaatttagtacaaacaaatacataaaacacaaataaaaatgtgataaaacaaataaaagaaaagaaaaggccACTGACTACTGAGCATTAATATCCAATCTAAAACGGTAAGTTTTtagttgacattttaaaactattaaagtCTTATATCATACACAGTTTCGAAGGAATCTTATTCCATAACTGGAAAAAGCATGGTCATTTTCTAACGTGACCTGGGCACATGGAGCAAATATTGGTTAGCATACCCTAGGACTCATGAATTGAAGTGAACTGGTGCAAGACAAAGAAGAGCTTTAAAATCCAACagtaaacatttaaactgaatccTAAAATGAACAGTGAGTTTCATGAAGTGAACTGAGTACTGGAGTGATGAGTGTGAGTCATGGTGCTGCATTCTGAGCTAATTGGAGGCGGTGAAAGGATCGCTGTGACAGAAGTACACAGAGTTACAGTAATCTATCTGACAGGTAATCATGGCATTATGACTGTTTTAGATTACTGCGGCTCAAGGAGGGTTTAGCGCACACGAGAAGAGCTCAATTTTACAACATTGTCAAAttgtttgtcaaatttaaaacagatgACAAAGATAACCCCAGATTTCTAGCAGCCGTAGAGCCAGTAGTAGAGTTGTCACCAAAAACCATGCTCTCTGGTTTAGATAAATACAGAACATTCTGGATCAACACGCTCAGCTGGAACATTCTGAGAGCTCTTTTTCCCCAAACTGAGTCGTAGATAAATCTGTTGATAAATGTTGAAGTTccacgattaaaaaaaaaaaaaaacagtcacaatTAGTGATGATCAgtgttttgtgcaaaattgcatttgtgGTTTAGTGtgaaaattacataaaaattatgtttcattactgaaaacaaaacatttttcctgtatttttcatgatttatcAGCTTTACAACTTCTCAGTTTGATAAATAAACTTTCTAAGGTTTAGATGTTTATGCAACAACAGTAATACTAACCAATATGATCAAATTGCAATCACCATCCTCAATGCTGCTATGAAATGAAATACACTTTATAATAATTCATGTAATTACTGATAATGTGTGTGGatgaatgtttgtttgtgtgattgaTTGTCAGTTGGTATGCCAATGTTctatgacttttatttattactcattttcttttgcatttattacttattttatgACTTGAGTTTTTGTGATATTAATATCACATCTATGCATATTTTATGTTAtgcttttacttattttatttcattcttaaACTATTTGGTATAAATTATAATTGTATTCTTTTAGAAACAGTATAAATGAGGCACAGACCAGTGAGGATATTTAATTGTACATGTGACAATGACTATAATAAATGTATTCTATAATAGAAATAGGTATAACTCATGGCATCTTAAtgatttttacagtttgattctaaagtttaaatcagaatctacttttttttttacttttttgaaccaaaaaatGCTTGTGACCTTAGTCCAGCTTGCTCACTGCACAGTCATTAATGTTAAAACCAACACAGGAACTCACTCATTAATGCTGACTTTAATAACTTTTACCTGATCGATGACGTTTGCACTGAAGATCGCCTCTTCCATGTGTTTCTCGTCCGACTTGATCACACATTTGATGTTATTGACAACTTGTTGGACTTCAGGAGGTAGACTGCAGCTTGAATGCTCCAGGAACTTGGCCACTAAGATTTTGGTGTCTTTGTACATCTTGAGGTCGGCGAGGGAGTGCGGGCGCTCGTGGGGAGAGTGTGCGTGGAGGGATCTGGATTTCAAGGggatgtctgtttttttgctctctttctgctgctttgcagCGTGCACGTGACTGAGTTTATCTCCAATCACCTCTGTAGAAACACCTCTTGGTtctgaaaaaagattaaaatattaataagatGACCCTCAATTTCTctcaattttatttgaattatcaAATGGAACCAGTATTTTTTGATGTCCAAAAGCTTGAAGAGGATTACAATTATGGcaacaaattaatcaaatgatttgactcttttttttaattaaaagtttgacttcaagtttatgtttttaaatgtaaaaacttaaattgcATATTTTAATTAAGCCAATATAAATTATGTGCATTTATTGATCTATATTTTCAGAAAttgcaactatttttttttttaccattttttggAGATATGCATGCTGGAGCCAAGTCTTCAGCTGGTTGGTTATTTCCAGAGGCGCAGGCACTATTTTCTCCTGTGGAGGGAGACAAAATCCTTATTGAATCAAAGCAGAAGCAGTGGTGTAACATTTATAACACTGTAAACAAGGTGTCTTCATGCTTTATTATGTTGCTCAATTCAGTCATTAGCTTgattaaaagaaacacacaaactaatatttcctatttttaatcaagaacaagaaaaaaatctaaaattaaaagatgTCTGATGACTTTAATCGATGTCTAATGTGGAGACTTGTAGCTCGTACTTCCTGTTGTGGTGGAGCAGGAGATGGGGTCACTGGTGGAGCGAACGATGCGTGCCAGTTTGCGGTACCTCCTGGCTGCTCTGAGCGACCGAGGTTTTTCTGAAGGTGATTGGCCACTTTGACCCGAGGTAGTCGGGGGCTGTGATGTAGGGGTGGGAGACCAAACGCTAAAACACAGCCTGGGACCTCGTGGCCGGGTGGGCGGGGAAGGTGAAAGGGAAGGAGCTGATGGGCTGATGGCCGACGTTCCACCAGATGAGGCCACAGAGGTAGGGGAGCAAGGCTGTGGCGGTGGTGGGATGGCAACAGGGAGGGTGAGCTTCCTGCTCATCATCCGAGCTTTAATTAGGGAGTGTGTTGCTGCTTTGGGAGGATCCTCTGGTAAATGCTTGGCTGAGGCCAGTTCGTCACTGATGTGCATTGCAGCCCTGAGCTCCTCACACGGATGAGTGTTCTCTGCTGAATCCTCCTGGTCCAGATTGCTGAAGTTCTCTGAGGACCAGTCTGGTGAGCGTTCCAGTGAGTCACTGTATCCAGTATCACTTGGGCGGGAATCGGTGTTGGGCAAGCCCCGGTGGCAGCGTGAAGAAGCACGCATGCAAAGCTCCAGACTGGTGCAGCTACCGCCATTTGGGGCCGTCTGCAGCATCCCATAAGGAGAGGAGTCCGAACCCTGGACCTCCAGTGAGCACAAATCCTCAGAGGAGCAGGTCTGGTCATGGTCAGCCACCTCCGACACCATTAGTGATGCACTGTCCACCGAGGctagaaaatatatatacaataaaaaagatcTGATTAGCATAAAAGTATCAACCTTGAGCAGACTTCTTTTTCTTGCATACCCTGCGTGCTGAGTCCTGCTGTGGTGTTCCTCTCACAGAGACTGGACTCAGTGCCCTGCTGCTCAATGCTGGTGGTGACCTGTAAGTTTCAAAGAATGGTTAAAATTGTAGCAAATTTGCAGCATTTCTTAGAACTGTTTGTGAGCTGTGCAGCAGCTGCAATACCCCTGATTGATCTGGAGATGGCTCTATAGGCCTGCAGCACAACAACTGTATCTATGGCTTTTA
It contains:
- the fam189a1 gene encoding protein FAM189A1 isoform X2 — protein: MPVSALPRGGGIGGPGSLSPASLSRSLSRLRENRTRTRIMLALGVSQMVLGSLILAVSFTALALTTSSRVRHSCPFWAGFSVLLSGLIGVVSWKRPLSLVITFFMLLSAVCVMLNLAGSILSCQNAQLVNSLNDCQLCGCVFYPPSPQVKLSDSVCVCCEMPKQGSSCSQGETLRLTPLRDCNTIRLRLKELLFSVCALNVISTIVCALATAMCCMQMVSTDVLQMFMPHRTRALNADCVTPYGTILHQTLDFDEFIPPIPPPPYYPPEYTCTPSMDGQRGLHLDFPHSPFSAVYGVPINSPGTLYPTDLPPPYESVVTTSIEQQGTESSLCERNTTAGLSTQASVDSASLMVSEVADHDQTCSSEDLCSLEVQGSDSSPYGMLQTAPNGGSCTSLELCMRASSRCHRGLPNTDSRPSDTGYSDSLERSPDWSSENFSNLDQEDSAENTHPCEELRAAMHISDELASAKHLPEDPPKAATHSLIKARMMSRKLTLPVAIPPPPQPCSPTSVASSGGTSAISPSAPSLSPSPPTRPRGPRLCFSVWSPTPTSQPPTTSGQSGQSPSEKPRSLRAARRYRKLARIVRSTSDPISCSTTTGRENSACASGNNQPAEDLAPACISPKNEPRGVSTEVIGDKLSHVHAAKQQKESKKTDIPLKSRSLHAHSPHERPHSLADLKMYKDTKILVAKFLEHSSCSLPPEVQQVVNNIKCVIKSDEKHMEEAIFSANVIDQVMTQHIVGSPRKRGHEDLHLQSCGALSSSPSPSIRRPKHLPQRTSSPVDPQGSSEQSLECRETIL
- the fam189a1 gene encoding protein FAM189A1 isoform X1, whose translation is MPVSALPRGGGIGGPGSLSPASLSRSLSRLRENRTRTRIMLALGVSQMVLGSLILAVSFTALALTTSSRVRHSCPFWAGFSVLLSGLIGVVSWKRPLSLVITFFMLLSAVCVMLNLAGSILSCQNAQLVNSLNDCQLCGCVFYPPSPQVKLSDSVCVCCEMPKQGSSCSQGETLRLTPLRDCNTIRLRLKELLFSVCALNVISTIVCALATAMCCMQMVSTDVLQMFMPHRTRALNADCVTPYGTILHQTLDFDEFIPPIPPPPYYPPEYTCTPSMDGQRGLHLDFPHSPFSAVYGVPINSPGTLYPTDLPPPYESVVGQTPASQVTTSIEQQGTESSLCERNTTAGLSTQASVDSASLMVSEVADHDQTCSSEDLCSLEVQGSDSSPYGMLQTAPNGGSCTSLELCMRASSRCHRGLPNTDSRPSDTGYSDSLERSPDWSSENFSNLDQEDSAENTHPCEELRAAMHISDELASAKHLPEDPPKAATHSLIKARMMSRKLTLPVAIPPPPQPCSPTSVASSGGTSAISPSAPSLSPSPPTRPRGPRLCFSVWSPTPTSQPPTTSGQSGQSPSEKPRSLRAARRYRKLARIVRSTSDPISCSTTTGRENSACASGNNQPAEDLAPACISPKNEPRGVSTEVIGDKLSHVHAAKQQKESKKTDIPLKSRSLHAHSPHERPHSLADLKMYKDTKILVAKFLEHSSCSLPPEVQQVVNNIKCVIKSDEKHMEEAIFSANVIDQVMTQHIVGSPRKRGHEDLHLQSCGALSSSPSPSIRRPKHLPQRTSSPVDPQGSSEQSLECRETIL
- the fam189a1 gene encoding protein FAM189A1 isoform X3; amino-acid sequence: MPVSALPRGGGIGGPGSLSPASLSRSLSRLRENRTRTRIMLALGVSQMVLGSLILAVSFTALALTTSSRVRHSCPFWAGFSVLLSGLIGVVSWKRPLSLVITFFMLLSAVCVMLNLAGSILSCQNAQLVNSLNDCQLVKLSDSVCVCCEMPKQGSSCSQGETLRLTPLRDCNTIRLRLKELLFSVCALNVISTIVCALATAMCCMQMVSTDVLQMFMPHRTRALNADCVTPYGTILHQTLDFDEFIPPIPPPPYYPPEYTCTPSMDGQRGLHLDFPHSPFSAVYGVPINSPGTLYPTDLPPPYESVVGQTPASQVTTSIEQQGTESSLCERNTTAGLSTQASVDSASLMVSEVADHDQTCSSEDLCSLEVQGSDSSPYGMLQTAPNGGSCTSLELCMRASSRCHRGLPNTDSRPSDTGYSDSLERSPDWSSENFSNLDQEDSAENTHPCEELRAAMHISDELASAKHLPEDPPKAATHSLIKARMMSRKLTLPVAIPPPPQPCSPTSVASSGGTSAISPSAPSLSPSPPTRPRGPRLCFSVWSPTPTSQPPTTSGQSGQSPSEKPRSLRAARRYRKLARIVRSTSDPISCSTTTGRENSACASGNNQPAEDLAPACISPKNEPRGVSTEVIGDKLSHVHAAKQQKESKKTDIPLKSRSLHAHSPHERPHSLADLKMYKDTKILVAKFLEHSSCSLPPEVQQVVNNIKCVIKSDEKHMEEAIFSANVIDQVMTQHIVGSPRKRGHEDLHLQSCGALSSSPSPSIRRPKHLPQRTSSPVDPQGSSEQSLECRETIL